The following coding sequences lie in one Agrococcus sp. ARC_14 genomic window:
- a CDS encoding TetR family transcriptional regulator — translation MARDAEATRARLLSAACDEFARVGFAGARVDRIAAAAGSNVRMIYAYFGGKSPLFDASFEHVVSAMAEAVPPRPDDLPAWAAELVEFHDRDPRALRISMWAQLERPQATTEPLDVYAQKVSAMHLPEQGELRPADVLMLIYAIAQAWQLSPAGLVAHGASSTAERAAAARAAVHRLTGSGARQAAT, via the coding sequence ATGGCACGAGACGCCGAAGCGACGCGCGCACGGCTGCTGTCAGCCGCGTGCGATGAGTTCGCGCGGGTGGGTTTCGCAGGGGCTCGCGTGGACCGGATCGCCGCGGCGGCGGGCTCGAATGTTCGGATGATCTACGCCTACTTCGGCGGCAAGAGCCCGCTGTTCGATGCGAGCTTCGAGCATGTGGTCAGCGCCATGGCTGAGGCCGTGCCCCCGCGACCCGATGATCTGCCGGCCTGGGCCGCCGAGCTCGTCGAGTTCCACGATCGCGACCCGCGGGCGCTGCGCATCAGCATGTGGGCACAGCTTGAACGGCCTCAGGCCACGACGGAGCCACTCGACGTGTACGCCCAGAAGGTGTCGGCCATGCACCTTCCAGAGCAGGGCGAGCTTCGCCCAGCGGACGTGCTGATGCTGATCTACGCGATCGCGCAGGCGTGGCAGCTCTCGCCAGCGGGACTCGTCGCGCACGGCGCCAGCTCGACTGCAGAGCGCGCTGCCGCGGCGCGCGCCGCAGTCCACCGGCTGACCGGCTCAGGTGCGAGACAAGCCGCCACCTAG